In bacterium, the genomic window AAAAATTGTGGTAGTATTATACTGTAGTTTACAGTTAGCGAATTCTCAGAATAAAAATAAAGGAGTAAAATTGAGAAGGTATGATTTTATAGAGAATAGAAGGTTTAAGAGATTAGACTTATCTCTCCCGATAAAAATTAGGCATATTTTAAATGGCGGTAGAGAAAATGTGCAAGATGGGATTACAATTAACGTAAGTTATGGTGGAGTCTATGTAGTAGATATAAAGATAGAGGAGATGAAACCAGGAGATAGATTAAATATATCTCTAGCAGTGCCGAGAGATGAGACAAGGGATTTTCCGTTTTCTCGGTTTGTAGGGAAAGCTAAAGTAGTAAGAGTTGAAAACGATGGTATTGCACTTGAGTTCAATGAAGATATGCATCGACTTTTTGTTGTCAATAATTGAAGTATGAAAATTTAAGTAGAGACATATGCCTATCAGAAAAAATCAATTTTTTCAAAGCCGGTTACTTTCAGACCATGAAAAGAAAAACTTTTCCATATTAGAGCTTATTCGTAGAAATGGCCCTATAACAAGAGCTGAGATTTCAAAAATAACAGATCTCAATATAGTAACTATTTCAAATTATATCAATACCTACATCAATGAAGGATTGGTTGTTGAAGGTGGTATGGAGGCTTCATCAGGAGGGAGAAAGCCAACTCTTGTCAAGTTAAAAGAGAATTACGGTTATG contains:
- a CDS encoding PilZ domain-containing protein, giving the protein MRRYDFIENRRFKRLDLSLPIKIRHILNGGRENVQDGITINVSYGGVYVVDIKIEEMKPGDRLNISLAVPRDETRDFPFSRFVGKAKVVRVENDGIALEFNEDMHRLFVVNN